The following are from one region of the Alicyclobacillus fastidiosus genome:
- a CDS encoding XylR N-terminal domain-containing protein: MKLTEVYNLNLPYSVETKADRIVTVPTSALGTLRRELIETLGLERTKGFLMRYGWHCGVSDAMKMSGLEWDSVEDFFLAGPQMHVLHGYLTESKIVLNLIDVKSGKLRFDGRWSNSFEAEQHKALIGRSDCPVCYTLVGYASGYLSTVLGKKVIALETECEAMGHDHCFCVCKTVEEWGTEIEKELRYYEENSIIGELDAAFERIRKEKEGLNKVQQVQRILMNELLRESALPSITNEFFRASHLPIVVTDRHANLLAFAGMSQYDSASLTEKIRKTLNEAGNESVTLLNPDTESFVIKGKEESSCILRIPVVLNRKTAGYCVVEYVEAHPQGLDKLLVEQFAVTCSLYLLNEQTRFNTEQRVRGDFLDDMLSNRISREDIYHRAQYIGFQFWAPFFVLSVTSLSSQMTVEQMIEYRSELLKLTSTFVNKHSVNALAGQKDGNVILLVAHNGLETGNEHYRENICGKLLQCYAKMIPQYPLKIGVSTKTDSLENLQQIYNESVSALRVSHSQKPLTYFDSLGIEGVLCQNLESAKRFIQRLLGGLLKVDSEKDMELTKTLYFYLNNGGNVHKTARDMNLSISGLRYRLQRLNEILNCDINVPYTGNQLYSALLLMISLGELDLNLT, encoded by the coding sequence TTGAAGCTGACGGAAGTCTATAATCTTAATCTTCCATATTCAGTGGAAACAAAGGCGGATAGAATCGTTACAGTACCGACCTCCGCCTTGGGAACCCTTCGCCGAGAACTAATTGAAACGCTTGGCCTGGAGCGTACAAAGGGATTTTTGATGCGTTATGGGTGGCATTGTGGTGTAAGCGATGCTATGAAAATGAGTGGCTTAGAGTGGGATTCAGTCGAAGACTTTTTTCTTGCTGGTCCGCAGATGCATGTATTACATGGATATCTAACCGAATCCAAGATCGTTTTGAATTTAATCGATGTGAAGAGTGGAAAACTGCGGTTTGATGGTCGTTGGAGCAATTCGTTTGAAGCCGAACAACACAAGGCACTCATTGGACGAAGTGATTGTCCAGTCTGCTATACGTTGGTCGGATACGCAAGTGGGTATTTATCAACAGTCCTTGGGAAAAAAGTCATCGCGCTCGAAACTGAATGTGAGGCAATGGGGCATGATCATTGTTTCTGTGTATGTAAGACTGTAGAAGAGTGGGGCACAGAGATTGAGAAGGAGCTTCGATATTATGAGGAAAATAGCATTATCGGGGAACTTGATGCAGCATTTGAACGAATTCGGAAAGAAAAAGAAGGTTTAAACAAAGTTCAACAAGTTCAACGGATCCTGATGAATGAACTTCTCAGAGAAAGCGCTTTACCGTCTATAACAAATGAATTTTTTAGAGCGAGTCATCTACCGATTGTTGTTACGGATAGACATGCGAATCTCCTAGCATTCGCTGGAATGAGTCAGTATGACTCCGCCTCCTTGACGGAGAAAATTCGAAAAACACTGAATGAAGCGGGGAATGAGTCTGTCACTCTCTTGAACCCTGATACCGAGTCATTTGTTATCAAAGGTAAAGAGGAAAGTAGTTGCATTCTGCGCATACCCGTTGTTCTCAATCGAAAAACTGCTGGGTATTGTGTTGTCGAGTATGTAGAAGCCCATCCTCAGGGGCTTGATAAGCTTTTGGTTGAACAATTTGCCGTTACATGTTCGCTGTATTTGTTAAATGAACAAACGCGTTTTAACACAGAGCAACGCGTCCGTGGAGATTTCTTGGATGACATGCTCTCGAACCGTATATCTCGAGAGGATATCTATCATCGTGCTCAGTATATTGGCTTTCAATTTTGGGCTCCATTTTTTGTACTCAGTGTTACTTCTCTGTCATCCCAAATGACAGTTGAACAAATGATTGAGTACAGAAGCGAACTCCTAAAATTGACGTCGACATTTGTCAACAAGCACTCTGTCAATGCATTGGCAGGGCAAAAGGACGGCAATGTAATTTTATTAGTTGCGCATAACGGCCTAGAAACGGGCAATGAGCACTATCGTGAAAACATTTGTGGAAAGTTGCTTCAGTGCTACGCGAAAATGATTCCACAGTACCCTTTAAAGATTGGTGTCAGTACAAAAACAGATTCGCTTGAGAACTTGCAGCAGATTTACAATGAAAGTGTATCTGCTTTGAGAGTGTCGCATTCACAAAAGCCGTTAACGTATTTTGATTCGCTTGGTATCGAAGGTGTGTTGTGTCAAAACCTTGAATCGGCAAAACGGTTTATCCAGCGCTTGCTAGGCGGACTTTTAAAAGTTGATAGTGAGAAAGATATGGAGCTGACGAAAACGCTTTATTTTTACTTAAACAATGGAGGGAATGTTCACAAGACTGCCAGGGACATGAATCTGTCAATTAGTGGGCTACGCTATCGATTACAAAGACTGAATGAAATTTTGAATTGCGATATCAACGTCCCGTACACGGGGAATCAGTTGTACAGCGCGTTGTTGCTTATGATATCGCTTGGTGAATTGGACTTAAATCTGACTTAA
- a CDS encoding phytanoyl-CoA dioxygenase family protein — protein MTITEDLENNYPLTGEQITRYQRDGHILLKEVASLDVIDAYRPIIQEEVQRLNRESRPLSERDTYGKAFIQVSNIWESNQDVRNFVMARRFAKIAAELMGVDGVRIYHDQALFKEPGGGHTPWHQDQIYWPIASDHTITLWMPLIDVPAKVGSMTFASGSHKRGYVSKMEISDQSHKTLKDYIDHEGIPTVSYGSMEAGDATFHAGWTMHSAPGNPTDQTREVMTIIYVADGTRVSEPDSNARKNDLKRWLPGLKPGDEVASPLNPVVYRATTSHS, from the coding sequence ATGACGATTACTGAGGATTTGGAGAATAATTACCCACTTACCGGTGAGCAAATTACACGTTACCAACGTGATGGTCACATTTTACTTAAAGAGGTTGCAAGTCTTGATGTTATCGACGCGTATCGGCCAATCATCCAGGAGGAGGTTCAACGACTGAATCGCGAATCACGCCCGTTGAGCGAACGGGACACGTATGGCAAGGCGTTTATTCAAGTGTCCAACATATGGGAATCAAATCAAGATGTACGAAACTTTGTGATGGCCCGACGTTTTGCCAAAATTGCGGCCGAATTGATGGGGGTTGACGGTGTTCGGATTTATCATGATCAGGCGCTGTTTAAAGAGCCTGGAGGCGGTCATACACCATGGCATCAGGACCAGATTTACTGGCCCATCGCGAGTGACCATACCATCACTCTCTGGATGCCTCTCATCGACGTGCCTGCAAAGGTCGGTTCGATGACGTTTGCAAGCGGTTCTCATAAGCGTGGGTATGTGAGCAAGATGGAGATCTCCGATCAATCGCACAAGACGTTGAAAGATTATATCGATCACGAAGGAATACCAACCGTGAGCTATGGTTCCATGGAAGCGGGAGACGCGACGTTTCATGCGGGTTGGACCATGCACAGCGCACCGGGTAACCCCACGGACCAGACCCGTGAAGTGATGACCATAATCTACGTCGCCGACGGTACCAGGGTTTCGGAGCCTGATTCGAACGCAAGGAAGAATGATTTGAAACGCTGGTTGCCTGGCCTGAAACCTGGCGACGAGGTAGCGAGCCCTTTAAATCCCGTGGTCTACCGAGCTACTACTTCTCATTCGTGA
- a CDS encoding 2-hydroxymuconate tautomerase family protein, producing MPFIQVHLLEGITTETKRELIRGITETTASILDTPPGTIRLVIDEVPLENWGTAGISMKEKLQDNVGSSETR from the coding sequence ATGCCATTTATTCAAGTACATTTATTGGAAGGTATTACAACAGAAACGAAGAGGGAGCTGATAAGGGGGATAACTGAAACTACAGCTTCAATTTTGGATACGCCCCCTGGGACGATACGGTTGGTCATCGATGAAGTACCGCTTGAGAATTGGGGCACCGCAGGTATTTCGATGAAGGAGAAACTTCAAGACAACGTGGGGAGTTCTGAAACACGGTAG
- a CDS encoding bifunctional riboflavin kinase/FAD synthetase, which produces MEAVFIDHRQPIPTNNEACVLALGVFDGVHVGHQEVIRVAKEIAKSNHIKLAVMTFEPYPNEVLQKKNKNPTCRLMSLDAKRNFMSELGVDRLYIMKFDLDFAKFADVDFVQKYIVPLGAVHVVAGFDFRYGYRGTGHMGTIQAHGMNKFGVTTVEQVSHGCEKISSTLIRESLLQGDVEFVATCLGRFYETEGRVVNLSPPHSSVSFLDILTSGCSLPPEGFYDVCVYLDEKEKIHRTPAYLFVNEQGEPLVVIHARIRGKVKVRWIRRMSEVRENSRKNQYALG; this is translated from the coding sequence GTGGAGGCTGTTTTCATTGACCACCGTCAGCCCATCCCAACAAATAACGAAGCGTGTGTCTTGGCCTTAGGCGTGTTTGACGGTGTTCACGTAGGGCATCAGGAAGTCATACGGGTGGCAAAGGAAATTGCGAAGTCTAATCATATCAAACTTGCGGTTATGACTTTTGAACCATATCCCAACGAAGTCCTACAAAAGAAGAATAAGAATCCTACTTGTCGTTTGATGTCCCTGGATGCAAAGCGAAATTTTATGAGCGAACTAGGTGTCGACAGACTTTACATCATGAAGTTTGACTTAGACTTTGCAAAGTTCGCGGACGTCGATTTTGTTCAGAAGTACATTGTTCCCCTAGGTGCAGTACATGTGGTAGCGGGTTTTGATTTTCGCTACGGATATCGAGGGACCGGACACATGGGCACGATTCAAGCGCATGGAATGAATAAATTTGGCGTAACTACGGTTGAGCAAGTGAGTCACGGATGCGAGAAAATCAGCTCTACTTTAATACGAGAATCATTACTGCAAGGTGATGTGGAATTCGTCGCAACTTGTTTAGGGAGATTCTACGAGACCGAAGGGCGCGTTGTAAACCTATCCCCTCCGCACAGTAGTGTGAGTTTTTTGGATATTCTTACATCCGGATGTTCACTGCCCCCTGAGGGGTTTTATGACGTATGTGTGTACTTGGATGAGAAGGAGAAGATTCATCGCACACCGGCTTATTTGTTTGTGAACGAACAAGGGGAACCACTCGTCGTGATTCATGCAAGGATACGGGGAAAAGTGAAGGTTCGTTGGATAAGGCGCATGTCTGAGGTGCGAGAAAATAGTCGAAAAAACCAATACGCACTAGGATAA
- a CDS encoding flavin reductase family protein — translation MDDRLFRDAMGKFATGVTVISTKVDERVHGMTANAFMSVSLNPKLVTISVATHAKMHSLLKQSGKYAVNFLTEDQKPLSMLFAGQMKDEPFEVDFDELGGTPVIPDSLAVVACDIVEAYDVGDHTLFVGAVTDIQVNEGEPLLFHAGKYSRKHEFA, via the coding sequence ATGGATGATCGTCTGTTTCGTGACGCGATGGGAAAATTTGCAACGGGCGTTACCGTAATTTCAACCAAAGTTGATGAGAGAGTTCACGGAATGACTGCAAACGCATTCATGTCCGTCTCTTTAAATCCAAAACTAGTGACCATTTCAGTAGCAACTCACGCAAAAATGCATTCTCTGCTCAAACAATCAGGAAAATATGCCGTCAATTTTTTAACAGAAGATCAAAAGCCGTTATCCATGTTGTTTGCGGGTCAGATGAAAGATGAACCTTTTGAAGTTGACTTCGACGAATTGGGTGGAACACCGGTCATTCCGGATTCACTGGCTGTCGTAGCTTGTGACATTGTCGAAGCGTACGATGTTGGGGATCACACCCTATTTGTTGGTGCTGTAACCGATATTCAAGTGAATGAAGGCGAACCATTGTTGTTTCATGCTGGAAAATACAGTAGGAAACATGAGTTTGCCTAA
- a CDS encoding catechol 2,3-dioxygenase: protein MRIGRAELRVMDLEASVNYYTNVIGLDVVGRSEGKVYLKAWDEFDHHSLILTEADAPGLEHFAFKVATEEDLSRFEKKVEQFGCTLKRVSRGTRLGEGEAIRFELPTGHSMELYHQIESPGTRVGVINPHPWPEGLKGIAPHRLDHVLLMGEDVGTVTRFFTEALGLHQSEKVMTVDGEEMIGSFMFAENGKPHDVAFIKGPDNKMHHAAFFVDNWYDVLKAADILARNDVTVEITPTRHAMTRGETVYFFDPSGNRNEAFAGGYTTYADFPTITWTEDKIMHGIFYHRRALIEESYMKALT from the coding sequence ATGCGCATCGGCAGAGCCGAATTGAGGGTCATGGATTTAGAAGCATCAGTCAATTATTATACCAACGTTATTGGACTAGATGTGGTTGGACGTAGTGAAGGTAAAGTTTACTTAAAAGCGTGGGACGAATTTGATCACCACAGTTTGATACTGACTGAAGCGGACGCACCGGGTCTGGAACACTTTGCATTTAAGGTTGCAACGGAAGAAGATTTGTCTCGTTTTGAGAAAAAGGTAGAACAATTCGGTTGTACTTTGAAAAGGGTTTCAAGAGGCACGCGTCTCGGAGAAGGGGAAGCAATTCGCTTCGAATTACCGACCGGCCACAGCATGGAACTCTATCATCAAATCGAATCTCCAGGGACACGCGTTGGCGTCATTAACCCGCATCCATGGCCGGAAGGGCTTAAGGGAATCGCGCCACATCGTCTTGACCATGTCCTTCTCATGGGCGAAGACGTGGGCACGGTAACCCGATTCTTCACAGAAGCACTTGGTTTACATCAAAGTGAAAAGGTCATGACAGTTGACGGAGAAGAAATGATTGGCAGCTTTATGTTTGCTGAAAATGGCAAGCCACATGATGTTGCGTTTATTAAAGGTCCCGACAACAAAATGCACCATGCAGCCTTCTTCGTGGATAATTGGTACGACGTGCTGAAAGCAGCAGATATTCTTGCTCGAAATGATGTGACGGTAGAAATTACGCCGACCCGCCATGCGATGACAAGAGGAGAAACCGTATATTTCTTTGATCCATCCGGAAACCGTAACGAAGCATTTGCCGGTGGTTATACAACGTACGCAGATTTCCCGACCATCACATGGACCGAGGACAAAATTATGCACGGTATTTTCTATCATCGCAGAGCGTTAATTGAAGAGTCTTACATGAAAGCCCTTACTTGA
- a CDS encoding 2-keto-4-pentenoate hydratase — protein MTDQMTADLAARLYSAEANKSVVAPLTLEHPDLSVELAYGIQLANVKRRLEKGDRVVGHKIGLTSRPMQAMLGVNEPDFGHLFESMHYQSGDVVDYPLIQPKVEPELAFILREDLVGPNVGVQDVLRATRFVLPAIEVIDSRIADWNIKLVDTVADNASSGCFVLSHTAHSIENADILLSGAILKVNGQIVQTGAGAAVVGNPALAVAWLANKLSSLGTTLKTGDIILSGAVSAAVPVASGDHVSLTFGRLGRVDLTIKG, from the coding sequence ATGACAGATCAAATGACAGCAGATTTAGCTGCACGGTTGTATTCAGCGGAAGCAAACAAGTCGGTTGTTGCACCATTGACGCTTGAACACCCAGACCTATCCGTCGAATTAGCTTATGGAATTCAGTTGGCTAATGTTAAAAGACGGTTAGAAAAGGGCGACCGCGTTGTCGGCCACAAGATCGGCCTCACAAGCAGACCGATGCAAGCGATGCTCGGTGTGAATGAACCCGATTTTGGTCATCTGTTTGAGTCGATGCACTATCAATCAGGGGATGTTGTGGATTATCCCTTGATTCAACCAAAGGTAGAACCTGAGCTAGCCTTTATTCTGCGCGAAGATCTAGTTGGACCGAATGTTGGCGTGCAAGATGTACTTCGTGCAACGCGGTTTGTTCTACCAGCGATTGAGGTCATTGATAGTCGGATTGCAGACTGGAACATTAAATTGGTTGACACGGTTGCAGATAACGCGTCTTCTGGCTGTTTTGTGCTTAGTCACACCGCTCATTCGATTGAAAATGCGGATATCTTGCTGAGTGGTGCCATTCTGAAGGTGAATGGTCAGATTGTTCAAACGGGTGCTGGTGCCGCTGTCGTTGGAAACCCGGCTCTTGCTGTCGCATGGTTGGCAAACAAACTGTCCTCTCTTGGCACAACGCTTAAAACGGGTGACATCATCCTATCGGGTGCGGTCAGTGCGGCGGTGCCTGTAGCGTCTGGCGATCACGTTTCTCTAACGTTCGGTCGTCTCGGACGTGTGGATTTAACAATTAAGGGCTAA
- a CDS encoding phytanoyl-CoA dioxygenase family protein: MTPFGSGLERMNPLSPSDLEFYKTNGYVVLRQGCSRDLIHIYNQHIHTIRAAKEMPDWARPRRHGEVSDRDRFSLRLFNPHLHDGFSLQMMKLPIIRGALAQILGDEAVGVQSMYFYKQPGSPGQAAHQDYFYIRNEPNTLTAAWVAMEKTDEENGCLWVIPGSHRLGLLAHGKVKRPEEHEPWTDEVEAIDLTKEIPVVLEEGDLLFFHNLLVHSSTKNQTTDRWRRSYVCHYIRHDSEIEREDLKRKIPLI; encoded by the coding sequence ATGACTCCATTCGGCAGTGGACTTGAGCGCATGAATCCGTTATCACCGTCCGATCTCGAGTTTTACAAAACGAATGGCTATGTTGTGCTTCGACAAGGGTGTAGCCGCGACCTCATCCACATTTATAATCAGCACATTCACACCATACGAGCTGCAAAAGAGATGCCAGATTGGGCAAGACCTCGTCGTCATGGCGAAGTCAGTGATCGGGATCGGTTTTCGTTGCGGCTCTTCAATCCTCATCTTCACGATGGGTTCTCACTGCAGATGATGAAACTACCCATCATTCGCGGCGCACTCGCCCAGATACTAGGGGACGAAGCTGTCGGTGTTCAAAGCATGTATTTCTACAAGCAGCCTGGGAGCCCAGGACAAGCGGCACACCAGGATTACTTTTACATCAGAAACGAACCCAATACCTTGACCGCTGCCTGGGTTGCTATGGAGAAGACGGATGAAGAAAACGGATGTCTGTGGGTGATACCTGGTAGTCATCGACTGGGATTACTGGCTCACGGGAAGGTCAAAAGGCCCGAGGAGCATGAACCGTGGACCGACGAAGTGGAAGCGATTGACCTGACCAAGGAAATCCCAGTCGTACTCGAAGAAGGGGACCTCTTGTTCTTCCATAATTTACTGGTTCACTCCTCGACAAAGAACCAAACCACAGATCGTTGGAGGCGTTCATATGTGTGTCATTATATACGGCATGACTCCGAAATCGAACGAGAGGATTTAAAACGCAAAATCCCCTTAATCTAA
- a CDS encoding MFS transporter produces MLSPWRVFWAAFTAGVAATLVQFAVPPVLILIQVKYQTSYASNGLLMSVFAFATILSAVPGGLIVQRYGVRKISLAGLGLMFVGILLSLATRYFLVFLIGRLVQGIGFGLTAVAAPSAIGQTMPSKHMDLAMGIWSTWVPLGSLIMFGVGPSIASHFHMSLYFSGLLLVIGVVAVFQWLFLPRNDVPPTQQLSRDKTVSRQFVKSELKNANVWLLAMIFASFTFAFFAFNTWITVYLTQSRGLSLTQASRIPILVSFFVVISNLCSGWILKKYRDKIFAYVLPPFLMALIWPTFSFHSIPVLYMSSVILGLVGGFIPTLVFAKAPALARKSETVGIAMCVIIFGENIGILLGPEVFGLLRDYIGNFVVGFWICLLIGLGAVMNISKIARMHRES; encoded by the coding sequence GTGCTGTCTCCATGGCGAGTGTTTTGGGCCGCGTTTACGGCTGGTGTAGCTGCAACGCTCGTTCAGTTTGCAGTTCCGCCAGTCCTAATCCTCATACAGGTTAAGTACCAAACTTCGTATGCTAGTAATGGACTGTTGATGTCTGTATTTGCGTTTGCCACTATTCTTTCCGCAGTTCCAGGCGGCCTGATTGTCCAACGATACGGAGTACGGAAAATCAGCCTTGCAGGGTTAGGATTGATGTTTGTAGGTATCCTTTTGTCACTTGCTACACGATATTTCTTAGTATTTCTGATTGGGCGACTGGTTCAGGGCATTGGATTTGGTCTTACAGCTGTTGCCGCTCCGTCCGCAATCGGCCAAACTATGCCCTCTAAGCACATGGACCTTGCGATGGGGATATGGTCTACATGGGTTCCGCTTGGGAGTTTGATTATGTTTGGCGTTGGGCCTTCCATCGCTTCACATTTTCATATGTCACTGTACTTTAGTGGCCTACTGTTGGTCATTGGTGTTGTTGCCGTTTTTCAATGGCTGTTTCTCCCGAGAAACGACGTTCCACCTACTCAACAACTGTCTAGAGACAAAACTGTTTCCCGTCAGTTTGTGAAGAGTGAGCTGAAAAACGCGAATGTTTGGTTACTTGCGATGATTTTTGCGTCCTTTACGTTCGCATTTTTTGCGTTTAATACTTGGATCACCGTTTATTTAACACAATCACGCGGCTTGTCCCTAACACAAGCTAGTCGTATTCCTATTCTCGTTTCATTCTTTGTGGTTATCAGTAATTTGTGTTCCGGTTGGATTTTAAAGAAATATCGGGATAAAATTTTTGCCTACGTATTACCACCGTTTTTGATGGCGCTTATCTGGCCCACGTTCAGTTTTCACAGCATTCCAGTACTGTACATGAGTTCCGTAATTCTCGGGTTGGTTGGCGGTTTTATCCCCACACTGGTTTTCGCCAAGGCACCAGCTTTGGCACGAAAATCCGAAACAGTTGGAATAGCTATGTGTGTCATTATTTTCGGTGAAAATATTGGAATTCTATTGGGCCCTGAAGTATTTGGGTTGTTACGAGATTATATCGGAAACTTTGTTGTCGGTTTTTGGATTTGTTTGTTGATTGGGCTTGGAGCGGTTATGAACATTTCTAAAATAGCACGTATGCATAGAGAGAGTTAA
- a CDS encoding acyl-CoA dehydrogenase family protein, whose translation MTGTGNVVEAEQNADTKILLEKAEEIGKLAEAEAMEADKNAHLSEKIAQAIREAGINKLMKPKRYGGIEVSLSTYVRIIRTIAKHSVPAAWLAYFYSMHEVWAAHLPPEGRDEILKNDVLLADVVAPIGRVEKDGNGYRLYGQWNFCSGVLWCDWVGLGAMMELPDGDGPEYCVLALPKTDVEIINNWDTIGLRGSGSNGVRVEGAYVPERRVLPAGRLLATGKPTGGDYDEADPVYRMPFMPLFLLGFPVVALGGAERVLDLFQERTEKRVRVFKAGAEEKKSAGSQRLLAELRIQLKAAEALVDRYVQRLDEWQEQAKVVVSDEEREELFAIRGHVVKAAADISVRAMLTLGGTSIFKGDPVELFVRDVLAVAAHPNSLYEDSMAAYGRTLFGLPGDPVW comes from the coding sequence ATGACTGGCACTGGGAACGTAGTTGAAGCAGAGCAAAACGCGGACACGAAAATATTACTTGAAAAGGCAGAAGAGATTGGGAAGCTTGCCGAAGCAGAGGCAATGGAGGCAGACAAGAATGCGCATTTGTCTGAGAAGATAGCTCAAGCGATTCGTGAGGCGGGCATTAACAAGTTGATGAAGCCCAAGCGTTACGGTGGTATAGAAGTTAGCTTAAGCACGTACGTCCGAATCATTCGTACGATTGCTAAGCACAGTGTTCCGGCAGCATGGTTGGCGTACTTTTACTCTATGCACGAGGTGTGGGCGGCTCATCTTCCCCCTGAAGGTCGAGATGAAATCTTGAAGAACGATGTTCTTTTAGCAGACGTCGTTGCACCAATTGGCCGCGTAGAAAAGGACGGAAACGGTTACAGGCTATATGGCCAGTGGAATTTTTGCAGTGGTGTTTTGTGGTGTGACTGGGTTGGCTTAGGCGCGATGATGGAATTACCTGACGGGGATGGCCCAGAGTATTGTGTTTTAGCACTTCCGAAAACAGATGTTGAAATTATTAATAACTGGGATACGATTGGACTTCGTGGATCAGGCAGTAATGGCGTTCGTGTTGAAGGCGCTTACGTTCCAGAGCGTCGCGTTCTCCCAGCGGGTCGCTTACTGGCGACAGGTAAGCCGACTGGTGGAGATTATGACGAGGCAGATCCGGTCTATCGCATGCCGTTTATGCCACTTTTCTTACTAGGTTTCCCAGTTGTCGCCTTGGGTGGCGCTGAACGAGTCCTAGATTTATTCCAAGAGCGCACAGAAAAGCGTGTTCGTGTCTTCAAAGCAGGAGCCGAGGAGAAAAAATCTGCAGGCAGCCAACGTTTACTTGCTGAACTCCGTATTCAATTGAAGGCAGCAGAGGCGCTTGTCGATCGCTATGTACAACGCCTGGACGAGTGGCAAGAACAAGCGAAAGTGGTCGTGAGCGACGAAGAACGGGAAGAGTTGTTTGCGATACGTGGCCACGTAGTGAAAGCAGCAGCAGATATTTCTGTTCGGGCAATGTTAACACTCGGTGGAACGTCCATCTTTAAGGGAGATCCAGTTGAGTTGTTTGTTCGTGACGTACTCGCTGTAGCTGCACATCCAAACAGCCTTTATGAAGATTCGATGGCTGCTTACGGAAGAACACTCTTCGGGTTACCAGGGGATCCGGTTTGGTAA
- a CDS encoding 2Fe-2S iron-sulfur cluster binding domain-containing protein, whose translation MYKVTVSRGRLEESSVFSCDGTMSLLDAARNQGVKISYGCRGGGCGMCKIKVDEGQFERGLCSKAVLPDSDRELNYTLACKTFPKSDMMVSLQT comes from the coding sequence ATGTACAAAGTTACAGTTTCTAGAGGTAGATTGGAAGAAAGTTCCGTATTTTCCTGTGATGGAACGATGAGTTTGCTCGACGCTGCTCGTAATCAAGGAGTGAAAATTTCCTATGGATGTAGAGGAGGCGGTTGTGGAATGTGTAAGATTAAAGTAGACGAAGGACAGTTTGAACGGGGCCTTTGTTCAAAAGCGGTGTTGCCAGATTCAGATAGAGAATTGAATTATACGCTGGCTTGCAAGACTTTCCCCAAAAGCGACATGATGGTTTCATTACAAACATAA
- a CDS encoding alpha/beta hydrolase-fold protein has translation MASTYITEVRVPSTTAEGKKYPVIFALHGIGYNEQDMISLVEELHDEFIVVGIRGNLTYENGYAYYYLKNYGNPERELFDSSIENLLNVIEETTNQYPVDPSKRYLIGFSQGAILSMSLALLLGEKIKGVVAMNGYIPNFLIEEFPIKSLNQTDVFLAQGGSDPIFPIKIGNETDEYLRKHAHAVKYVIYPAGHEISADTQVDLCRWLRINAKNE, from the coding sequence ATGGCGAGCACTTATATTACGGAAGTACGCGTTCCATCGACAACTGCAGAAGGTAAAAAGTATCCGGTTATATTTGCTCTACACGGAATTGGTTACAACGAGCAAGATATGATTTCGCTTGTCGAAGAACTCCATGATGAATTTATTGTCGTTGGGATCCGCGGCAATCTCACATATGAAAATGGATATGCTTATTACTATTTGAAAAATTATGGGAATCCTGAGCGTGAATTGTTCGATAGCAGTATTGAAAATTTGTTAAACGTCATTGAGGAAACAACAAATCAGTATCCGGTGGATCCGTCTAAGCGATATCTAATCGGCTTTAGTCAAGGCGCCATTTTAAGTATGTCGCTTGCTCTATTACTTGGAGAAAAAATCAAAGGTGTCGTAGCCATGAATGGATATATTCCGAATTTCTTAATCGAGGAATTTCCGATAAAGTCTCTCAATCAAACGGACGTGTTTCTCGCCCAAGGAGGCTCTGACCCAATTTTCCCAATCAAAATTGGCAATGAAACGGATGAGTATTTGCGCAAACACGCACATGCAGTGAAATATGTGATTTACCCAGCAGGGCATGAAATCTCAGCCGATACACAGGTTGATCTTTGTCGCTGGTTGCGAATCAACGCTAAGAACGAATAG